The genomic interval TTTAGTCAGAATTTCGACTGTATTTTTACTGCGAACCAGACCTGCCTCAAGCATGGCAAAGCCCGCAGCCATCCACATTACCAGTGCACCCATCACCAGAAAATAAAATGTATCCAGGGCGTATTTAATCGGAAATAATTCTTCCATCCTAAGTCTCCTAATTCTTTTTCTGCTTAGATGGCGTCTTCGCCAGTTTCACCAGTCCGGATACGGATGACCTGTTCCACATCTGAAACGAAAATCTTCCCATCACCGATCTTTCCTGTGTTCGCTGCCTTCGTAATAGACTCAACAGCACTATCTACCAGGGCATCAGAAACCACGATTTCCAATTTGACCTTTGGTAAAAAATCGACCACATACTCAGCGCCCCGATACAATTCCGTATGCCCTTTCTGACGACCAAATCCTTTCACTTCGGTAACGGTGATGCCTTGTACCCCAATCTCGGATAGCGCCTCGCGGACGTCATCGAGCTTAAATGGCTTGATGATGGCTGACACGAGCTTCATAATTTGTTTCTCCTGCAAGTTATTAGTGACCGGAAGCTACACGGACAAGTGCGCTTGGCCGGACCGGTTAACTATGCAACCTCCAACAACATTGATTGCTTGAAGTGCACGAATTCAACGGTATCGCTACTCACAGAGGTCAAATTGCAGCTACTGTGCCAATCCAAATATGCCAGTAAAATCAACGGATTGGCCGGACCATGACGATGATCACAAAGATCAAAGCATTATTATTAGCACCATAACGGTGCAGTACGCTCCTACCGTGGCACCATGAACACTCATTTAAGGAACTACCAATGAACATACCTGAAGACCTGATTACAGATTTCACTGCCAAAGCGGGCAAATTGCTGGAAGGTTCTGGCCAGGATCTGAAAAACAACATGTCTTCATTACTGCAAAGCCTGATTGGCAGGCTGGACCTGGTTAGCCGGGAGGATTTTGAGATTCAGCAGAAAGTGTTGATGAAAACGCGGGAAAAAGTTGAACAACTTAACAAACAGGTGGAACAACTTGAACAAAGACTGAATCATCCATGAAAATATCCTCGACCCACTTCTAGCCTGACAGCCGATTCTGCTAACGTTCACCCGACTTTACCGGTTAAGTATAACGATTAAACAATATGACATTCAGAACCATTTCCGTTATCGGCCTTCTATTGCTGTCTTTCTTATGCCACGGTAGAGACTCTTTCTTCTCAACCCCTTCCAATACCAGTTGGTTTGGCGGCCCACAGCTCAAATACGCGGAAATAGGCGACGACGGTCGTTTCATGCTGGGTGCCAAAGGCGGGACCGTTTTCGGTAACGATATCCATGCTTTTTATATTGGTGGGGCCGGGTACGGAATGCTAGAACCAGTTTCGATCGCAGACTCTGAAGACTACACCTTTGTTTACGGTGGCCTGATTCTGGGATACGCCTATCAACCGGAAAAACTCGTGCACTGGAAAAGCGAGTGCCTGTTAGGGGCTGGCAATATTACCATTCTGGACGACAACAGAGTCAAAGGTGACAAAAACTACGGTGTGCTGTTGGGTGAGTTGTATAGCGGAGCGGAGTTCAACGTAACCGATTTTCTGCAGGTAGGCATCGGCGCCTTTTATCGACTGTCAACCGAACCGGATCATGAAGGTATTTCCGCAGAT from Gynuella sunshinyii YC6258 carries:
- a CDS encoding P-II family nitrogen regulator, which gives rise to MKLVSAIIKPFKLDDVREALSEIGVQGITVTEVKGFGRQKGHTELYRGAEYVVDFLPKVKLEIVVSDALVDSAVESITKAANTGKIGDGKIFVSDVEQVIRIRTGETGEDAI
- a CDS encoding accessory factor UbiK family protein, whose protein sequence is MNIPEDLITDFTAKAGKLLEGSGQDLKNNMSSLLQSLIGRLDLVSREDFEIQQKVLMKTREKVEQLNKQVEQLEQRLNHP